In a single window of the Raphanus sativus cultivar WK10039 chromosome 9, ASM80110v3, whole genome shotgun sequence genome:
- the LOC108823952 gene encoding ferric reduction oxidase 7, chloroplastic produces the protein MDDHESPLLSKESSLSSSLSSVVASSFKWILKVVMSVIFVAWVVFLVMYPGKLGDGILTSWRAVSSNTLFGTTGSMFLIFSGPILVISVLASLYLIISGEEQVFTKKKISRFPRFRLWTFPVLVDGPFGVVSAAEFLGIMVFSVFFLWAIYAYTMRDLDLLDLFHVLPKDRSMLLLEITGLRFGMIGLLCMVFLFLPISRGSILLRLVDIPFEHATKYHVWLGHITMAFFSFHGLCYVVAWIVQGRLLELIFEWKATGIAVLPGVISLVAGLLMWVTSLQYVRKHYFELFFYTHQLYVVFVVFLALHVGDYLFSIVAGGIFLFILDRFLRFCQSRRTVDVISAKSFPCGTLELVLSKPPNMRYNALSFVFLQVRELSWLQWHPFSVSSSPLDGKHHVAVLIKVLGGWTAKLRDQLSKLYEAENQDQLLSPMSYPKITTCVEGPYGHESPYHLGYENLVLVAGGIGISPFFAIISDILHRKRDGKACLPKKVLVIWAIKNSDELSLLSSIDIPSICPSFSHKINLEINIYVTRQSEPLLEDGMVHKMVNPSVKPRSNGCPMSVLVGTGDNIWSGLYLVSSTIGFVLMITLLDIFYINKFNITAWWYKGLLFVVCMVASVLIFGGLVVVFWNIWGEKSGEVEPNGHDKVTMNGEELHDPSEELKSFNTEEDIQSLITTRYGTRPDFKEIFESLNGKLGSVDVGVIVCGPASLQSTVAKEIRSHSIWRSTNHPLFHFNSHSFDL, from the exons ATGGATGATCATGAAAGCCCTCTTTTGTCGAAGGAGTCATCATTGTCGTCGTCATTATCATCAGTGGTTGCTTCCTCATTTAAATGGATTCTGAAAGTTGTAATGTCCGTGATTTTCGTTGCATGGGTTGTTTTCCTTGTTATGTACCCTGGGAAACTAGGCGATGGAATTCTTACAAGCTGGAGAGCAGTTTCTTCCAACACTCTCTTCGGCACTACAG GAAGCATGTTTTTGATTTTCAGTGGTCCGATTCTTGTTATCTCGGTCTTAGCTTCTCTCTATCTGATCATCTCTGGAGAAGAGCAGGTGTTCACTAA GAAGAAGATATCGAGATTCCCAAGGTTCAGGCTGTGGACATTTCCTGTTCTTGTGGATGGACCATTTGGAGTTGTTTCTGCAGCTGAGTTTCTTGGTATTATGGTCTTCTCTGTCTTCTTCCTCTGGGCTATCTATGCATATACCATGAGGGATCTTGACCTTCTTGATCTCTTCCATGTGCTTCCTAAGGATAGAAG TATGCTACTGTTGGAGATAACGGGTCTGCGTTTTGGGATGATTGGGCTGTTGTGCATGGTGTTTTTGTTTCTTCCAATCTCAAGAGGGTCCATTCTCCTCCGTCTTGTCGATATCCCTTTCGAGCATGCTACAAAGTATCACGTTTGGCTTGGTCATATCACCATGGCTTTCTTCTCCTTTCATGGCCTCTGTTATGTTGTTGCATGGATCGTTCAAGGTCGACTTTTAGAGCTT ATATTTGAGTGGAAAGCTACTGGAATCGCAGTGTTACCTGGAGTAATCAGTCTAGTAGCTGGTTTACTTATGTGGGTTACCTCGTTACAATACGTGAGGAAGCACTACTTTGAGCTTTTCTTCTACACCCATCAACTATACGTTGTCTTCGTTGTCTTCTTGGCACTTCACGTAGGTGACTACTTATTCAGCATAGTTGCTGGAGGAATATTCCTTTTCATTCTCGACCGTTTCTTGAGGTTCTGCCAATCCAGAAGGACTGTAGATGTAATCTCTGCAAAGAGTTTTCCCTGTGGGACACTCGAACTCGTCCTTTCCAAACCACCGA ATATGCGATACAATGCACTGAGTTTCGTCTTTCTCCAAGTAAGGGAACTTTCATGGCTACAGTGGCATCCTTTCAGTGTTTCATCAAGCCCTCTAGATGGGAAGCATCATGTTGCGGTTCTAATAAAGGTTCTTGGTGGATGGACCGCAAAGCTTAGAGACCAGTTGTCAAAGCTATATGAGGCAGAGAACCAAGATCAGCTCCTTTCTCCTATGTCATATCCCAAAATCACAACTTGCGTGGAGGGTCCTTATGGCCATGAATCTCCATACCACCTGGG GTACGAGAACCTGGTCTTAGTAGCAGGAGGAATAGGGATTTCGCCATTTTTTGCCATCATAAGTGATATCCTACACAGAAAAAGAGATGGGAAAGCTTGTCTACCAAAGAAGGTTTTAGTAATCTGGGCAATCAAAAACTCAGACGagctctctcttctctcatccATCGACATTCCTTCCATTTGCCCTTCCTTCTCTCACAAAATTAACCTTGAGATTAACATCTATGTCACAAGACAATCCGAGCCTCTCTTG GAAGATGGAATGGTTCACAAGATGGTGAATCCTTCTGTGAAGCCACGGAGCAACGGGTGTCCCATGTCGGTATTAGTTGGTACAGGGGATAATATATGGTCTGGACTCTATCTAGTATCATCCACCATCGGGTTTGTTTTAATGATCACATTGTTGGACATCTTTTACATAAACAAATTCAACATAACGGCGTGGTGGTACAAGGGACTTCTTTTCGTGGTTTGTATGGTTGCAAGTGTGTTGATTTTTGGAGgtcttgttgttgttttctgGAATATTTGGGGTGAAAAATCCGGTGAAGTGGAACCAAATGGCCACGACAAGGTGACTATGAACGGCGAAGAACTACATGATCCATCTGAGGAACTTAAAAGCTTTAACACAGAAGAAGATATTCAGAGTCTTATCACTACTCGTTATGGCACGAGACCTGATTTTAAAG